The nucleotide window GTGCCGCCCAACGTCGGCCAGACGCCGACCAGCACCCGTGCCAGGGTCGATTTACCAGACCCGGAAGCCCCGAGCACGCCCATCACCTCTCCGGCGCCCAGGTTGAAATTGACCATGTGCAAGGTCGCTGCCCGTTGCCCTGGCGGGCCGGCGCTGACTTGCTCGAACGTGATCTGGCCTTTCGGCGCCGGCAGCGCCATGGCCTCGTCACTCGGTGGAAAGGCTTGGAGCAAGGCGTCGAGCCGGCGGTAAGCGAGTTTGGCGCCGCTCCATTGTTTCCACACGGCGATCAACTGATCGATGGGGCTCAGCACCCGGCCCATCAGGATGGAACCGGCGATCATCATCCCGGCGGTCATGTCGCCCTTGATCACCAGCAAGGCGCCCAGCCCCAGCACCAGGGATTGCAGGCACAGGCGCAGGGTTTTGCTCAGGGAACTGATGACCGCGCCGGTGTCGCTGGCCTGATTCTGCAAGCCGAGAAAACGCGAGTGCACCTCAAACCAGCGCTTGCGCAACGCGCCGAGCATGCCCATCGCCTGAATGGTTTCGGCGTTATGCAGGTGACTGGTGGCCAGTTGGCTGGACTTCTGGGAAAAACCCGCGGCTTCGCCCAAAGGCTTTTTGGTCATGGCCTCGTTGAGGCAGGCCAACCCGATCAGCAGCACCGCGCCTGCGGTGGCCAATACGCCGAGCCAGACATTGAACAGAAAGATCACGAACAGATAGACCGGAAACCACGGGGCATCGAAGAAGGCAAACAGCGCCGGGCCGGTGACGAATTGGCGAATGTGGGTCAGGTCGCCCAGCGATTGCCCAGCGTTGCCCTCGCCTTTGAACAGGTTGCGCTCGAAAGCGGCCTGATACACCCGCAGGTTGAAGCGGCGCTCCAATTGGCTGCCGATACGGATGACGATGAAGCTGCGCACGATCTCCAGCAGCCCGATAAAGGCAAAGAACCCCACCACCATCAACGACAACATCGCCAGTGTGGTTTCGTTTTGCGAAGACAGCACCCGATCATAGACCTGGAGCATATAAATCGACGGGACCAACATCAGCACATTAATCAACGCGGTAAAACACCCGACGCTGATCAGGATGCTTTTATAGTCGCCCAGTGCCTTGAATAACGGTGCAGTGGCCGGGCTCTTCGCCATCTTCATTGGTTTTTCCTGAGATGTTATTCCTCGCCTTACTTGGCGAGTTTCCAGTTAACTGTCCGCACACGGGCCGAGACATTCTTTTGCCGGTTATCGCTGACACATCCATAACAACGCTTATATTCTTTAAAGAGTTCCAGTTATTGATCGGCTGCTTATAACTGCAACAATGGGCTTTATATTCAGCGCCTGATGCCGGTCCGGTTGTTTTCGCCTAATGCGCTTCGCGCTTGAGCGTAATAATCAGGCCCGACTTCAAGGTACTTTTATAAAGCCCCTCATGCTGTCGGCTGAAGAACACTATTCTTGAGCCTTCTTTGCCGGTCACGGCAATGCCATCCGGTTCCGGAAACCAGCCAATCGCCGACTCGTTCAGCCAGGCGCCGAGGCAGTCGGCCCCCTCACCCAGGGTCTGGTTCGATTTAAGCTCGACCGTGCATACATTCGACGGCTTGTCTTGTAGCGCCTGGGACTCCGCCGAGTCTTGTGCGGTGTTCAAGGTGGCCTGCCATTTCCCCGCGAGTTCCGATGGGTCGGCTAATTTCAGACTGCGTGCCATGGCTGCATCTCCAAGAAACATCATCAGCGTCGCCAACAGCCACGCGGTTGCTTTGTAGGTAAAAGCGTTATGGATCATAGGGCGTTTTACTCTGGGTTGTAGCCTTGGCACCTGCCGTTCAAGGAACAGAGCGCGGCGCGTCAGGCGCCGCCCTCTTTTTTGCCTTGAATCAGGCCACGATGTCCGAGTACGCCGCCTGGCCAACGGTGCTGACCAGGAAGTCAGCCA belongs to Pseudomonas sp. B21-015 and includes:
- a CDS encoding type I secretion system permease/ATPase; the protein is MKMAKSPATAPLFKALGDYKSILISVGCFTALINVLMLVPSIYMLQVYDRVLSSQNETTLAMLSLMVVGFFAFIGLLEIVRSFIVIRIGSQLERRFNLRVYQAAFERNLFKGEGNAGQSLGDLTHIRQFVTGPALFAFFDAPWFPVYLFVIFLFNVWLGVLATAGAVLLIGLACLNEAMTKKPLGEAAGFSQKSSQLATSHLHNAETIQAMGMLGALRKRWFEVHSRFLGLQNQASDTGAVISSLSKTLRLCLQSLVLGLGALLVIKGDMTAGMMIAGSILMGRVLSPIDQLIAVWKQWSGAKLAYRRLDALLQAFPPSDEAMALPAPKGQITFEQVSAGPPGQRAATLHMVNFNLGAGEVMGVLGASGSGKSTLARVLVGVWPTLGGTVRLDGADIHRWNRDDLGPYIGYLPQDIELFSGSIAENIARFREADPQKVVEAAQQAGVHELILRMPQGYDTVLGEDGSGLSGGQKQRVALARALYGNPSLVVLDEPNSNLDTVGEAALAGAIAHMKARGTSVILVTHRSSALAQADKLLVLNEGRLQAFGPSQEVLKALSGNQPANQEPPREKAAQAPGGLSMSRQYQPTTRNSGV
- a CDS encoding protease inhibitor Inh/omp19 family protein — its product is MIHNAFTYKATAWLLATLMMFLGDAAMARSLKLADPSELAGKWQATLNTAQDSAESQALQDKPSNVCTVELKSNQTLGEGADCLGAWLNESAIGWFPEPDGIAVTGKEGSRIVFFSRQHEGLYKSTLKSGLIITLKREAH